In a genomic window of Bicyclus anynana chromosome 5, ilBicAnyn1.1, whole genome shotgun sequence:
- the LOC112052694 gene encoding vigilin, with the protein MMHQQSMMVGDMIPVHSEIPVHTEEMNNVVGYDNSNNSYAYDDLFPALPHSQAPVQRNIQQVTNKLRVGSSLHTQVFHVPYEERKLDNANTFGEGESLRTCQSITKDTGAHIEISTSKDGSLTFLITGKHSAVLDARRLILTHFQQQASKQISIPKEHHRWILGKQGQKLKDLEKVTATKISVPGIADNSETVTITGTKEGIEKAEHEIRVCSEEQSRKALERITVPKIYHPFIQGPFGERSAALTAETGARIHIPPASTQSDEIVVAGEKNGVMAAKAQIEQIYEEMAKKCSTVRVEVPKSQHKYVIGARGTTIQEILKETGVSVEMPPPDSPTGTITLHGPHNKIGLALSKVCEKANSVKTATVDAPTWIHKYIIGKNGSNIKKITQDLSKVHVDITHSEDKVKIDGPPEEVERAQVELDEFVKNLLATLTYVELTVDPKFFKHIIGKSGSNINRLKDETGVVINIIENEGNNVIRIEGSHQGVAEAERELREMVMKLENERSKEVFVDHRYIKSLIGVRGDKIKEIREKFERVLITLPDQGQKRSPIKLRGPQEDIEKCEKYLHKLMKEIAESSYIQEVPIFKQFHKFIIGKGGVNLRKIRDETQTVIDLPAEGDESDVITVRGKRENVEEAVKKIQQIHNEKANIVTEEVTIAPKYYNSLIGAGGKLIHSIMEECGGVLIKFPSADSDSDKVVIKGPVEDVEKARQQLLAHASERELTSHTAHVRAKPEHHKFLIGKSGANIKKIREQTGARIIFPTEKDEDKEAIFIIGRSEQVEAARKQLEAAVAEISNVSEGEMSVEPRHHRYFVARRGEVLRRIADDCGGVQISFPRQGVTSDRVVLKGPKDCIEAAKARIIEIIEDLEAKVTIECVIPQRHHRTVMGARGAKVKDITAEFDVQIKFPERDLTEGADIPVKTDENAEPGPNDIIRITGRPENCEAAKKALLDQVPITIDVEVPNDLHRSLAGLKRRELMQAYDVHILMPPNEENSDIVKVTGTPTNVEKAKEALAEKIVEMEKDKEDRVLRSFELKFKVDPEYHPLVIGKGGLVIKKIRTDYGVQINLPKRGKSDDDIITIQGYEDKALQAKEAIMAIVHQLDNQYREEVDIDPRVHRRLIGLGGKNIKRIMDEYKVDIRFPKQGDDSIVIISGEEDNVLDAKDHLLNLAEEYMQDVADRYQRPAAPSLADFGEVLSGESASSAAPSTGFVVKGGPWEQRAPDTASTDEFPTMPGAPRAAQPAPAAAAPAPAPSSAWGPRR; encoded by the exons ATGATGCATCAGCAATCCATGATGGTTGGAGATATGATTCCCGTACACTCTGAAATACCCGTGCATACTGAGGAAATGAACAACGTTGTTGGCTACGACAACAGTAACAACTCGTACGCGTACGACGACCTGTTCCCGGCGCTGCCGCACTCGCAGGCGCCGGTGCAGCGCAACATCCAGCAAGTCACCAACAAGCTGCGCGTCGGCTCCTCGCTCCACACCCAG GTTTTCCACGTGCCATATGAGGAGAGAAAGCTGGACAACGCGAACACATTTGGCGAAGGCGAATCTCTGCGAACGTGCCAGTCCATCACGAAGGACACTGGGGCGCATATCGAGATCTCCACCAGCAAGGACGGAAGCTTGACTTTTCTCATCACGGGGAAGCACAGCGCCGTCCTCGATGCGAGGAGACTTATTCTGACGCATTTCCAGCAACAG GCTAGCAAACAAATATCGATCCCTAAAGAGCATCACCGCTGGATTTTGGGCAAACAAGGACAAAAGCTGAAGGATCTCGAGAAGGTCACCGCGACCAAGATAAGCGTACCCGGCATTGCTGATAACAGCGAGACTGTCACCATTACTGGCACTAAGGAAGGCATTGAAAAGGCCGAACATGAAATTCGAGTTTGCTCTGAGGAACAG TCGCGCAAGGCGCTGGAGCGCATCACCGTGCCGAAGATCTACCACCCGTTCATCCAGGGCCCGTTCGGCGAGCGCTCGGCGGCGCTGACGGCGGAGACCGGCGCGCGCATCCACATCCCGCCCGCCTCCACGCAGAGCGACGAGATCGTCGTCGCCGGGGAGAAGAACGGCGTCATGGCTGCCAAGGCCCAGATCGAACAGATTTATGAAGAAATG GCCAAGAAATGTTCAACAGTGCGGGTGGAAGTCCCAAAATCTCAACATAAATACGTGATAGGCGCCCGCGGTACTACGATTCAAGAAATATTGAAGGAAACCGGCGTCTCTGTGGAGATGCCGCCTCCAGACTCGCCGACAGGCACTATCACTCTTCATGGACCTCACAATAAAATCGGTTTGG ccTTGTCAAAGGTGTGCGAGAAAGCCAACTCTGTGAAAACTGCAACTGTTGACGCTCCAACATGGATACACAAGTATATTATTGGTAAAAATGGATCTAATATTAAGAAGATTACACAGGACCTCTCCAAG GTACATGTTGACATTACACATTCCGAAGATAAAGTTAAAATTGATGGACCTCCAGAAGAAGTGGAAAGAGCTCAAGTTGAACTTGatgaatttgttaaaaatttactcGCTACACTTACATATGTAGAACTTACTGTTGATCCCAAATTTTTCAAGCATATTATTGGCAAAAGCGGTTCAAATA TAAACAGACTGAAGGATGAGACTGgtgtagttataaatataattgaaaatgaagGCAATAATGTTATTAGAATTGAAGGAAGCCACCAAGGCGTGGCCGAGGCTGAGCGAGAACTGAGAGAAATGGTGATGAAACTTGAAAATGAGCGATCGAAGGAAGTGTTCGTTGATCACAGATATATCAAGTCGCTGATAGGAGTGAGGGGCGACAAGATAAAGGAAATACGCGAAAAGTTCGAACGTGTACTCATCACATTGCCAGACCAGGGACAGAAGAGGAGTCCGATAAAACTCCGCGGTCCTCAGGAGGACATCGAGAAGTGTGAGAAATATCTCCACAAACTCATGAAGGAGATCGCCGAATCGTCATACATTCAGGAAGTGCCGATATTCAAACAATTCCATAAATTCATCATCGGCAAGGGTGGGGTCAACCTAAGAAAGATTCGCGACGAGACGCAGACAGTGATCGACCTGCCGGCGGAGGGAGACGAGAGTGACGTCATCACAGTGAGGGGCAAGCGCGAGAACGTGGAAGAAGCTGTAAAGAAAATACAGCAGATCCACAACGAGAAAGCGAACATAGTGACGGAAGAAGTCACAATCGCACCTAAGTATTACAACTCACTGATCGGTGCGGGTGGGAAGTTGATCCACTCCATAATGGAAGAGTGTGGAGGAGTGCTCATCAAGTTCCCCTCGGctgacagtgacagtgacaaGGTGGTGATCAAGGGGCCGGTGGAGGACGTGGAGAAGGCGCGCCAGCAGCTGCTCGCGCACGCCAGCGAGCGGGAGCTCACGTCGCACACGGCGCACGTGCGCGCCAAGCCCGAGCACCACAAGTTCCTCATCGGCAAGAGCGGTGCTAATATCAAAAAGATTCGTGAACAGACTGGTGCGAGAATTATATTCCCGACAGAAAAAGACGAGGACAAGGAAGCCATTTTCATAATTg GTCGATCGGAGCAAGTGGAGGCGGCGCGCAAGCAGTTGGAGGCGGCCGTGGCAGAGATCAGCAACGTGTCGGAAGGCGAGATGTCGGTGGAGCCGCGCCACCACCGGTACTTCGTGGCGCGCCGGGGCGAAGTCCTGCGCCGCATCGCCGACGACTGCGGAGGGGTGCAGATCTCCTTCCCGCGCCAGGGGGTCACCAGCGACCGCGTCGTGCTCAAGGGGCCCAAGGACTGCATCGAAGCGGCGAAGGCACGCATCATCGAAATTATCGAAGACCTCGAAGCGAAG GTGACAATCGAGTGTGTGATTCCACAAAGGCACCACCGCACAGTGATGGGGGCCCGCGGCGCGAAGGTCAAGGACATCACCGCCGAGTTTGATGTACAAATTAAATTCCCGGAGCGGGATCTGACGGAGGGGGCTGATATTCCTGTGAAAACTGATGAAAATGCTGAGCCAGGCCCCAATGACATCATAAGAATAACTGGCCGCCCCGAAAATTGTGAGGCCGCTAAAAAAGCTTTGCTTGATCAA gttCCAATTACAATAGACGTTGAAGTTCCGAACGACTTGCACCGATCACTTGCTGGCTTAAAGAGAAGGGAGTTGATGCAGGCCTATGATGTTCACATCTTAATGCCACCAAATGAAGAAAACAGTGATATTGTGAag GTAACCGGTACACCAACTAATGTTGAAAAGGCAAAAGAAGCTCTGGCTGAAAAGATTGTTGAAATGGAGAAAGATAAAGAAGACAGGGTCCTcag aTCTTTTGAGTTGAAATTCAAAGTGGACCCAGAATACCATCCTCTTGTTATTGGCAAAGGAGGTTTAGTAATTAAGAAGATTCGCACTGACTATGGAGTACAAATAAATCTACCAAAGCGCGGCAAAAGCGACGATGACATCATCACCATACAGGGTTATGAAGACAAGGCATTGCAAGCCAAAGAAGCCATCATGGCAATTGTTCACCAACTT GACAACCAGTATAGAGAGGAAGTGGACATCGATCCCCGCGTCCACAGGAGACTGATAGGTCTCGGTGGCAAGAATATCAAACGCATCATGGACGAGTACAAGGTGGACATCCGCTTCCCCAAGCAAGGCGATGACAGCATCGTCATCATCAGCGGCGAAGAGGACAATGTGCTTGACGCAAAGGACCATCTCTTGAATTTGGCAGAGGAATAT ATGCAAGACGTGGCGGATCGATATCAGCGACCGGCGGCTCCGTCCCTCGCGGACTTCGGTGAAGTGCTGAGCGGAGAGAGTGCGAGCAGCGCCGCGCCGTCCACAGGCTTCGTGGTGAAAGGCGGTCCGTGGGAGCAGCGCGCGCCCGACACTGCTTCCACCGACGAGTTCCCTACCATGCCGGGGGCCCCCCGCGCTGCCCAGCCCGCACCCGCCGCGGCCgcccccgcgcccgcgccctcCTCCGCCTGGGGTCCGCGCCGCTAA
- the LOC112052723 gene encoding phosphatidylinositol N-acetylglucosaminyltransferase subunit P has product MPEHTPAPTPSRSLYGFFMFVFSKIILIIYCIWAVTPDNYLHYINIYYYPQKYWSTAVPIQCLVALTIFAFFVYPSSNLMLTTSIDSMKTVRDSFSQYDNQNLETNYETLDNICICKDHNKCMKHSYIATPKEFRDNTVPQLKEYDVSYISRKLYHSRNKKIS; this is encoded by the coding sequence ATGCCTGAGCACACTCCTGCACCCACTCCTTCAAGGTCTTTGTATGGTTTCTTTATGTTtgtatttagtaaaataattctaataatatattgtatctGGGCTGTAACTCCTGATAACTATCTTCactatataaacatatattacTATCCACAGAAATATTGGTCTACTGCAGTACCAATACAGTGTTTGGTGGCATTAacaatttttgcattttttgtCTATCCCAGTTCCAATTTAATGCTAACAACTAGTATTGATAGTATGAAAACAGTACGAGACTCTTTTAGTCAATATGATAATCAAAATTTGGAAACCAATTATGAGACATTAGACAACATCTGCATATGTAAAGATCATAACAAATGTATGAAACACAGTTACATAGCAACTCCTAAAGAGTTTAGAGATAACACTGTGCCACAACTAAAAGAATATGATGTATCTTATATATCTAGAAAATTATACCACtctagaaataagaaaattagtTGA